From Elusimicrobiota bacterium:
AAAAGTTGTTGTTAAAAATGATTCCGGTGCTATTGTATCAGTTGAAGTTGGCGAAGAAACTACTGCCATAAATGTCCATGTACGATTGGCAGTTGATGTACAGTACCTGATTTCATAATAACAGCCGTTTACAAGATTACCCGTAGGTCCGTCACTACCGGGGGCTGACCATGCAAGTTTTATTGTTCCTGACGAAGTGGCAACAATAAGCCCTGATAGTGAAGTAATTGTATATGGTGGGACTGTATCTACATTTATTGTGTAACTAACTGACTCGGCGTAATTACCCGCTTCGTCTCTGGTTAAAAACTGTATCATGTTATTTGTACCGTGTTTAAATGGTACTGCAGAAGCCGTTGAAATCTGTAATGCCGTAGTTCCATCAGTTCCTGATGTAGACATCGTGGCTGTTGATGTTATTATCGCTGAATTAGTCCAGGCGGTTGTCGAATACTTTACAGCACAGGAATTGTACATTACTGCTATCTCTTCCGGACTCAATACTCTGTTCCATGCTCCAAATTCATCAATATATCCGCTAAAAATCTCGTGATATAATAGACTACCATTGGCACGCCCACCAATACTTAAAGGGTCTGCACTTTTTATAGTGTTAGCACCTAAATTATCATATTTGGCTGCAAGACCAATTTCAAGTCCGTCTTCGTACATCTTTACACCACTTGCTACACCTGAACCGCTATATGTTACTACATAATGATGCCAACTACCATCATTTAATTTGGTGGCTACTTTGGAACTTACGGCAATAGATTTTGTGCCCCATGTATTATTAAGAAAGAACGATATGTAGTTTGTGACTTGGATTGAATTCACATAATCATAATTCGTCTGGAAATTATATCCTGTAAGCGCAGCATCGGTCATGTTGCAAAATGCAATCTGAGTTAGTGTTTTATTGTTTAGATCCGGTTTAAGCCACACTGAAAATGAAAATGGGTCTGTTCGCTCAAAATTTAAATTTGACATATTTGCTGTTGGATATGTTACTGTATCAACATATACCCAGTCATCTGTTTTATCAAAATATAACGGATACTCATTACCACCTGTTGACTTCCATGTAGGGGTACTGGACCAAGTAACTCCATTCTTTCGCGTGCAATCATTCCCATACCCTGAATAATCTGTTGTATTCCCATTCAAATGCATCAATAAAACACAACCGGTACTCGCTATTGTCTCTGTCTGCCCTACCCGCAATCCGGAATAATTCGCATCCTGAACACTTACCTGCACTTGTGGCGTTGACACATTTACATATGTCGATGCCGTATTTTCCGCCCAAGTTTCAAACTCCCATAACGAATATCCATTAGCTGTTCCTCTTACAGTCCCGTACATACGGATATATCTACCGCTACCACTTAATGTTATATTTTCAGTACCGCCTGTTCCGCCGGACTTTGTGTATATTGTCGACCAATCTGTATTATTAGCTGATACTTGTATAGTATAATCTTTACCATATGCTGCTTCCCATTTAAGGACCACCTGCGTTATGTTGTATGTTTGACCCAAATCTATGGCTATCCATTGCGGGTCACTATATGCTGATGACCAGCGTGTTGACACATCACTATCTATTGCGTTATTCGGTTGAAAATCATAGCCATAGTTATTTTCTACAGAGGATGCTGTTGCTGACATACCTGCTACTTTCACCCGCGGATTATTACCAAATACAGCATCTGTCAAATCTAATGTGAATGACCTCGTGGAACTCCAATCGCCATATGCACCATTACTACCTTTTGTCTTTACATGCCAATAGTATTTTGTATTTTCTGATAAAGAAGTTATTATCGCTGATGATGGCGTAACATCGCCAAAACCTGGTACAGGCGAACCAAAGTTTATATCATCATCTACTTCAAAATAATACGCAGATGCTCCTGCCACATCACTCCAATCACAGGTATTCGCATTTGTCCAGGTCGCTGTTGATGGGTAGTATAATGTAGGCGGTGACAACACAGGCATATACACAGTACAGGAATTGGATAAATCTGACCAGTTGCCGCCTTGGTCTCTTGTCCATACCCTAAAATAATATGTTGCATTGCCTGTTAAATTTGTAAATGTATAGCAACAAAGCGATAATTGAGTTATTGAAGAGGTTGTTCCCGTATCTATTCGGACTTCTTCTGTTATTGCATGCGGTAAGGTAGTTTCATATCCAAATCCCCACTTGCTATTACTTGGAATAACCGACCATGTAGCACGCCGGATTAAAAATTGCCCGTTAGATAAAGCATCTATCGTCCCGTCTGTACCAGGCGATACCCAGCATAGATTTATATTATTACCGCTAACAAGTCCCGTAAGCGATGTTATCGCTGATGGTGCTACTGTATCTACATTTATTGTGTAACTGGCTGACTCGGCATAATTACCTGCTGCGTCCCGGGTTAAAAACTGTACCTGGTTTTTTGATAAAGTACTAAATGCAGCTGAGTTATGTATGAATGGTATTGCGGTCCCTGTTGAAAATTGCAATGTTGTTGTTCCATCACTGCCTGTTGTAAGTACTAAAGGTTCTGTTGTTGTTGATACTACTATTGCGGAATTTGTCCATGCATTTGTTGAATACTTTACAGCACAGGAATTATACAGGACTGCTATCTCTTCCGGGCTCAATGCCCGCTCCCATATCCCAACTTCATCCAAGTATCCTGTAAAACATATTGATGTTGCCCACCCGCCAATATCTATATTATTAGTTGTAAGCAAATTACCTGTCGCAGCTTTCTGACTTCCTAATATTCCATCTTTATATACCCTTGCCGTTGCGCCATCATATGTAAATACCATATGATGCCATTGATTCGCTGGTACTGCTACACCAACAGAAGGGAACCATCCTCCTGCACCTGCACCCCACGGAGAAGGTGCGTAAAAACTCCAAGTTCCGTCACCCTGATCACCAAACCGCCAATCAGTACTCCTCGCAACCGCTATTTGCTGAACTGCACCGCCTGTCCGTCTTGCCCATACTGATACCGTTAATTTGTTAGTTAAATTTGCAAAACTTGCATTAGTAGGAATATCCACATATTGAGTATTCGCAGCAACTACATTTAAAATTTTTTCAGTAGCAGCTGTTTTCTTCCAGGAAGAAACAGTTGCATAACTAGGTGAACCAACGAGTGACCCATCATTACCACAACCTGAACTATCCAAAGTATTACTATTTAAATGCCACAATCCAACACAGCCGCTGCTCGTTACCAACTCTGTCTGACCTATCTGTAATCCGGAATATGTATCCTGAACACTTACTTGTATCTGGGGTGTAGAAACATTTACATATGCCGTATTCGGCACCCAACCTCCTGAAGATGTTGTTACCATCGGATTAGTAAATACGGCATCTGTTGTATCTAAATCGAACGAACGGGTGGAACTCCAGAAACTATATTTACTACTACTATCTTTTGTTTTTACCCGCCAATAGTATGTTGTATTTTCTGATAAACCACTTATTGATGCAGATGATGATTTACCCTCATATGTAAAATTTACCGAACCAAAATTTATGTCGTCATCTATTTGCAGGTAATATGAAGTAGCGTTTGTTACACTACTCCAAACACATTTATTTACGTTCGACCAAACCGCCGTTGAGGGATAGTATAACGTAGGGGCTGATAATGTAGATGTACTCATATACGCTGTACATCCGTTGGACATGGCTGACCATAATGAACTATCATCTTCTGTCCATATCCTAAAATAACTGCTTGCGGGTGTCATAAGTCCTGTAATTGTTGTATAACAATAATCACCGGGATTTACCCCGCTGGTTGATATATATACATTGGTTGCTCCTACTACTGAATATGTCGCCCAGGCAACAACATATGTAGAATATTGTATGGCAAATTTGCCAGGTGAAAGCGAGCCTGTGATATCATCGTCGCCGGGTGAAGTCCACCTGAGTGTTACCTGGTCACCATAATTATATAAAGATGTTAAGTTTGTTACTGCTGCCGGGGCAGTCACATCTCCCCCATAAAACGTACAACCATTGGAAAGGGTTGACCAGTTGCCTGCCGTGTCTTTTGTCCATACCTTAAAATAATATGTTGTCGCCGTTGATAAACCACCACTTGTATACCTACAAAGCGAACCAGCAGGTAATGCAGTAGTTGTACCTGTATCTATTATTACTTCCTGCTCTATTACTGCCGGCTTGGTGTCATATCCATATCCCCACATACTTTCCGGAGTAACTGACCATGTAGCACGCCGTATCAAAAATTGGCCGTTAGATATTGCATCTATTGTCCCGTCTGTACCGGGTGATGTCCATGTTAGATTTACATTAGTAACACTAAGAAGACCCGTAAGAGATGTTATCGCTGCCGGCGGGACTGTGTCTACATTTATCGTGTAGCTAACTGACTCGGCGTAATTACCTGCTTTGTCACGGGCCAAAAACTGTATCCGGTTATTTGATAAAGTACCAAATGCAGATGAATTATGTTTGAATGGTATTGCGGTCCCTGTTGAAAATTGTAATGTTGTTGTTCCATCACTGCCTGTTGTAAGCACCATCGGGTCTGTTGATGTTGATGTTATTATTGCAGAATTTGTCCATGCGCTTGATGAATATTTTACAGCACAGGAATTGTACATCACCGCTATCTCTTCCGGACTTAGGACCCGGTCCCATAAAACCACTTCATCTAAATATCCATCAAAGGGATAAGTATTACCAGACAAGGCACCAATCCATACGTGGTCAGCAGCAGTTACACTTATATTACCTGTCCTCGCTACCTCTAAAGCTAATACCCCGTCTTTATATATCCTCCCTGCTGCGCCATCATATGTAAATATCATATGATGCCACGCATTACGTGTTGTTGAGACACCACCAACAACCCAATGATCCCCTGAAAGATTAACTGCATAAAAACCCCAATCGTGAGTTGCACCAATATCGCCAAATTCCCAATCGTTTACTTTGCTTACCGCTATCTTAAGATTAGCATTTTGTGCCGTTGTCTGATATGACCACAATGATATAGACATTTTGTTAATAAAATTTCTTAAACTTACTGCATTACCACAATCTATGCGGTCATTACTACCATTAAAAAGCAACATATTTTCACTACCGCCTGTTGTCTTCCACGTAGTAATACTATCCCATTGTGCTGAATCTATTGTTCCATCATTACCATAACCTGAATAATCTACGGCATTCCCATTTAAATGCCACAATCCAACACAACCACTGCTTGTTACCAACTCTGTTTTACCTGCCATTAACCCTGAATAATTCGCATCCTGTACATTTACCTGTATCTGCGGTGTGGAGACATTTACATATAAAGTTGACGTATTTGCCACCCAGGGTCCTGTGGTTAATTTAACCTGCGGGTTACTAAATACGGCATCGGTTACATCTAAATCAAATGAACGAGTTGAACTCCATGCACTATATTTACCACTACTATCTTTTGATTTTACCCGCCAATAATATGTTGTATTTTCTGATAAACTACTTACTGTTGCAGATGATGGGACACCTTCATACGATAAATTTAACGAACCAAAACCGACATCATCATCTATTTGCAAATAATAT
This genomic window contains:
- a CDS encoding discoidin domain-containing protein, with translation MKVAIAPAAVTNLTSLYNYGDQVTLRWTSPGDNDVTGTLPVGSRFAIQYSTYVVAWATYSVVGATNVYISTSGVNPGQYCYTTITGLMNNSSSYFYIWTQDDTFLWSAVSNACTAYLSLSALSAPALYYPSTATWSNADKCYWSNVTSATSYYLQIDDDVGFGSLNLSYEGVPSSATVSSLSENTTYYWRVKSKDSSGKYSAWSSTRSFDLDVTDAVFSNPQVKLTTGPWVANTSTLYVNVSTPQIQVNVQDANYSGLMAGKTELVTSSGCVGLWHLNGNAVDYSGYGNDGTIDSAQWDSITTWKTTGGSENMLLFNGSNDRIDCGNAVSLRNFINKMSISLWSYQTTAQNANLKIAVSKVNDWEFGDIGATHDWGFYAVNLSGDHWVVGGVSTTRNAWHHMIFTYDGAAGRIYKDGVLALEVARTGNISVTAADHVWIGALSGNTYPFDGYLDEVVLWDRVLSPEEIAVMYNSCAVKYSSSAWTNSAIITSTSTDPMVLTTGSDGTTTLQFSTGTAIPFKHNSSAFGTLSNNRIQFLARDKAGNYAESVSYTINVDTVPPAAITSLTGLLSVTNVNLTWTSPGTDGTIDAISNGQFLIRRATWSVTPESMWGYGYDTKPAVIEQEVIIDTGTTTALPAGSLCRYTSGGLSTATTYYFKVWTKDTAGNWSTLSNGCTFYGGDVTAPAAVTNLTSLYNYGDQVTLRWTSPGDDDITGSLSPGKFAIQYSTYVVAWATYSVVGATNVYISTSGVNPGDYCYTTITGLMTPASSYFRIWTEDDSSLWSAMSNGCTAYMSTSTLSAPTLYYPSTAVWSNVNKCVWSSVTNATSYYLQIDDDINFGSVNFTYEGKSSSASISGLSENTTYYWRVKTKDSSSKYSFWSSTRSFDLDTTDAVFTNPMVTTSSGGWVPNTAYVNVSTPQIQVSVQDTYSGLQIGQTELVTSSGCVGLWHLNSNTLDSSGCGNDGSLVGSPSYATVSSWKKTAATEKILNVVAANTQYVDIPTNASFANLTNKLTVSVWARRTGGAVQQIAVARSTDWRFGDQGDGTWSFYAPSPWGAGAGGWFPSVGVAVPANQWHHMVFTYDGATARVYKDGILGSQKAATGNLLTTNNIDIGGWATSICFTGYLDEVGIWERALSPEEIAVLYNSCAVKYSTNAWTNSAIVVSTTTEPLVLTTGSDGTTTLQFSTGTAIPFIHNSAAFSTLSKNQVQFLTRDAAGNYAESASYTINVDTVAPSAITSLTGLVSGNNINLCWVSPGTDGTIDALSNGQFLIRRATWSVIPSNSKWGFGYETTLPHAITEEVRIDTGTTSSITQLSLCCYTFTNLTGNATYYFRVWTRDQGGNWSDLSNSCTVYMPVLSPPTLYYPSTATWTNANTCDWSDVAGASAYYFEVDDDINFGSPVPGFGDVTPSSAIITSLSENTKYYWHVKTKGSNGAYGDWSSTRSFTLDLTDAVFGNNPRVKVAGMSATASSVENNYGYDFQPNNAIDSDVSTRWSSAYSDPQWIAIDLGQTYNITQVVLKWEAAYGKDYTIQVSANNTDWSTIYTKSGGTGGTENITLSGSGRYIRMYGTVRGTANGYSLWEFETWAENTASTYVNVSTPQVQVSVQDANYSGLRVGQTETIASTGCVLLMHLNGNTTDYSGYGNDCTRKNGVTWSSTPTWKSTGGNEYPLYFDKTDDWVYVDTVTYPTANMSNLNFERTDPFSFSVWLKPDLNNKTLTQIAFCNMTDAALTGYNFQTNYDYVNSIQVTNYISFFLNNTWGTKSIAVSSKVATKLNDGSWHHYVVTYSGSGVASGVKMYEDGLEIGLAAKYDNLGANTIKSADPLSIGGRANGSLLYHEIFSGYIDEFGAWNRVLSPEEIAVMYNSCAVKYSTTAWTNSAIITSTATMSTSGTDGTTALQISTASAVPFKHGTNNMIQFLTRDEAGNYAESVSYTINVDTVPPYTITSLSGLIVATSSGTIKLAWSAPGSDGPTGNLVNGCYYEIRYCTSTANRTWTFMAVVSSPTSTDTIAPESFLTTTFSDLVGENTYYYLIRYHDQAGNWSALSNEATAYSQPLTLSVDITAGDTQSLGRVNIGDSTQTVTAIQIKNDGNVTENFALRCETATAGGSPWYSNETSTTTLDSFLLKALFNSTMPQINYFSLRDIVSDNEYLLPIVDGRYSDDDNGLGVTAGTSKNLWLRLDLPGKTSTIATQTIYLYIQAQSP